The proteins below come from a single Micropterus dolomieu isolate WLL.071019.BEF.003 ecotype Adirondacks linkage group LG05, ASM2129224v1, whole genome shotgun sequence genomic window:
- the LOC123971121 gene encoding transmembrane 4 L6 family member 1-like, which yields MCCSVGFARSLGLALLPLALCCILANLLLLFPRGEVTYIQQDRLASYIWYFGGLGGGGLLVLVPAVVFITLGKCSFCWNESLMMCGSVLAAVVGLVGSGYCFIISGFALAQGPQCFTTYGWTYPFQNQGGRYLVQPDTWSQCLQPAHIVEWNVTLLCVLLGLAVLEFIICLLQLGNGLVNAVCRPCCYKQEYSLNA from the exons ATGTGTTGTTCGGTGGGTTTCGCCAGGTCTCTGGGTCTAGCCCTGTTGCCTCTGGCCCTCTGCTGTATCCTGGccaacctgctgctgctgtttcctAGGGGAGAGGTTACCTACATCCAGCAGGACCGTCTGGCCAGCTACATCTGGTACTTTGGTGGACTAGGAGGAGGGGGACTGCTG GTCCTTGTTCCAGCTGTGGTCTTCATCACTCTGGGGAAATGTAGCTTCTGCTGGAATGAGAGCTTAATG ATGTGCGGGTCAGTGTTGGCAGCTGTGGTGGGCCTGGTGGGGTCCGGATACTGTTTCATCATATCAGGGTTCGCCTTGGCACAGGGTCCCCAGTGCTTTACCACTTATGGATGGACTTACCCCTTTCAAAATCAAGGGGGCAG gTATCTCGTACAACCAGACACTTGGTCACAGTGTCTTCAGCCGGCTCATATCGTTGAGTGGAACGtaactctgctgtgtgtgttactgGGCCTGGCTGTGCTGGAGTTCATCATCTGTCTCTTACAGCTGGGAAACGGTTTAGTCAACGCAGTCTGCCGGCCCTGTTGCTATAAGCAGGAGTATAGTCTTAATGCTTAG
- the LOC123971697 gene encoding ceruloplasmin isoform X2 yields the protein MRGALYPDGTGPELKRDDSVAPGTTFVYEWTVPETHAPTSDDSNCMTRLYHSHIYTPKDINSGLIGPLIVCKRGTLDLHGDSSGDYLYALMFMVSDENFSWYLDDNIRTYITNPARDLKEDEDFIESNKMHGINGFLYGNLPGLSMCQGNKIHWHMIGLGNEVDMHSVHFHGQILTTQNHHTDTVSLFPASSATAEMVADNPGHWLLTCTVNDHLMAGMQAIFEIKKCFPNVHKPRPHGELRQFFIAAEEEVWDYAPTAPIDGEADVFVTRGQNRIGSRYKKVRYVEYTDNTFTTKMLRTPEEKHLGIMGPVLRAEEKDTIKVVFKNKATRPYSIQPHGVQYSVEQDGTLYHNELEESYTAKKMRELKKEPRVVTPPPAALVRPGTVYTYEWMVPVGAGPVQGEADCLTYMYYSGVDPVKDTNSGLVGPLLVCRPGSLKKGVQKNYNKEFHLMATVFDENLSWYLDDNIRTFTTAPTTVKKEDEGFMESNKMHAINGFVYRNLPGLTMCKGDKVTWHLSGLGSETDINSLYFQGNRFIYRQNRRDTISVFPHISHTVTMEPDSMGQFEVVSPTVNNYRGGMRANYTVEKCSFLQRQGEIMLHSKTYYIAAMETDWDYAPNRTWETEMFRGHESPASVFLDKQGGFIGSRYKKVVYRQFTNDKFTKEVERTADMEHLGIMGPMIHADVGDKVKVVFKNMASRPYSIHAHGVKTENPDVYLTKPGETHSYYWYVTKNTGPTAEQEQCSVSAYYSTADVIKDLYSGLIGPLVICRRSWARTLGVKKEVEEFALLFLVFDENESWYLDENIRTHIRNPRANLKDEETFIESNKMHSINGYMYANLNGLNMEVGDKVYWYLMGMGNDVDIHTAHWHGHMVEYKLGGGPRSTDVYDLFPATFQTVKMRPQYPGTWLLHCHVIDHISGGMQAIYTVTEKAKKRGIFG from the exons atgagag GAGCCCTATACCCAGACGGTACTGGTCCAGAGCTGAAGAGAGATGACTCAGTAGCTCCTGGTACTACATTTGTGTATGAGTGGACCGTCCCAGAGACCCACGCCCCAACATCAGATGATAGCAACTGCATGACCAGATTGTACCACTCCCACATCTACACACCAAAAGATATCAACTCAGGACTAATAGGACCCCTCATTGTCTGTAAGAGAG GAACTCTGGACTTACATGGAGACAGCTCAGGAGACTATCTGTATGCTCTGATGTTCATGGTGTCAGATGAGAACTTCAGCTGGTACCTGGACGACAACATCAGGACGTACATTACGAATCCCGCCAGAGACCTGAAAGAAGATGAAGATTTCATAGAGAGCAACAAAATGCATG GTATAAACGGTTTTCTGTATGGTAACCTGCCTGGACTGAGCATGTGCCAAGGCAATAAGATCCACTGGCATATGATTGGATTAGGCAATGAG GTGGACATGCATTCAGTTCATTTCCATGGCCAGATCCTGACCACTCAGAACCACCATACAGATACAGTCAGTCTTTTCCCCGCCTCCAGCGCTACTGCTGAAATGGTAGCTGACAACCCTGGACACTGGCTGCTCACGTGCACTGTCAATGACCACTTGATGG CTGGAATGCAGGCTATATTTGAGATCAAGAAGTGTTTCCCCAACGTCCATAAGCCCCGTCCGCACGGTGAGCTCAGGCAGTTCTTCATTGctgctgaagaagaagtctgGGACTACGCTCCTACGGCGCCTATTGATGG TGAAGCAGACGTGTTTGTAACCAGAGGTCAAAACCGTATTGGAAGCCGCTATAAGAAGGTTCGCTATGTGGAATACACTGACAACACCTTCACAACAAAGATGCTACGTACCCCAGAGGAGAAACACCTTGGAATTATGG GTCCTGTGCTGAGAGCTGAAGAGAAAGACACTATCAAGGTGGTATTTAAGAACAAAGCCACCCGGCCTTACAGTATACAACCGCACGGTGTTCAGTACAGTGTAGAACAGGATGGGACACTCTATCACAATGAGCTGGAAG AGTCCTATACAGCAAAGAAAATGCGGGAGCTAAAGAAGGAACCAA gAGTGGTGACCCCTCCCCCAGCTGCTTTGGTGAGACCTGGGACGGTGTACACCTATGAGTGGATGGTGCCAGTGGGTGCTGGTCCGGTACAGGGGGAGGCTGACTGTCTGACCTATATGTACTACTCTGGAGTGGACCCCGTTAAAGACACCAACTCTGGACTGGTTGGACCGCTTCTTGTCTGTCGACCTGGATCTCTGAAGAAAGGTGTACAG AAAAACTATAATAAAGAATTCCACCTCATGGCCACGGTGTTTGATGAGAACCTGAGCTGGTATCTGGATGACAACATTAGGACCTTCACCACTGCGCCCACCACTGTTAAGAAGGAGGATGAGGGCTTTATGGAAAGCAACAAGATGCACG CAATCAATGGGTTTGTGTATAGGAACCTCCCTGGCCTGACCATGTGCAAGGGGGATAAAGTAACTTGGCACCTGTCAGGACTGGGATCAGAGACGGACATCAATAGTCTTTACTTCCAGGGAAACCGCTTCATCTACCGCCAGAACAGACGAGACACCATCAGCGTCTTCCCTCACATCTCACACACTGTCACTATGGAgccagacagcatgg gtcagTTTGAGGTGGTGTCACCTACAGTAAACAATTATCGTGGTGGGATGAGAGCCAACTACACGGTAGAAAAGTGCAGCTTTCTTCAGCGTCAGGGGGAGATTATGCTGCATTCAAAAACCTACTACATCGCTGCCATGGAAACAGACTGGGACTACGCTCCGAACCGCACCTGGGAGACTGAGATGTTCCGCGGTCATGAGAG tCCTGCTTCTGTCTTCCTGGACAAGCAGGGTGGATTTATAGGGTCCCGTTACAAGAAGGTGGTGTACCGCCAGTTCACCAATGACAAGTTCACCAAAGAGGTGGAAAGAACAGCTGATATGGAACACCTCGGCATTATGG GTCCAATGATTCATGCTGATGTGGGAGACAAGGTGAAGgtggtttttaaaaacatggCTTCCAGGCCTTATTCGATCCACGCCCACGGAGTCAAAACAGAAAACCCTGATGTCTACCTCACCAAaccag GTGAGACTCACTCCTACTACTGGTACGTTACAAAGAACACAGGACCAACCGCAGAGCAAGAGCAGTGCTCTGTGTCAGCATACTACTCCACTGCTGATGTTATCAAG GACCTGTACAGCGGTCTGATTGGTCCGTTGGTGATCTGTCGCCGTAGCTGGGCCAG GACTTTAGGCGTGAAGAAGGAAGTAGAAGAGTTTGCTTTGCTTTTCCTGGTTTTTGATGAGAATGAGAGCTG GTATCTGGATGAAAATATCAGGACCCACATCAGAAACCCTCGCGCAAACTTGAAGGATGAGGAAACCTTTATAGAGAGCAATAAGATGCACT CCATTAACGGTTATATGTATGCAAATCTGAATGGTTTGAACATGGAGGTTGGTGACAAGGTGTATTGGTACCTCATGGGAATGGGAAATGATGTGGACATACACACTGCACATTGGCATGGACACATGGTAGAATATAAG tTGGGTGGAGGTCCTCGTAGTACTGATGTGTATGATCTGTTTCCAGCCACCTTCCAG ACAGTAAAGATGCGTCCTCAGTACCCTGGTACCTGGCTACTCCACTGTCACGTCATTGACCACATCAGTGGTGGCATGCAGGCGATTTATACTGTTACTGAGAAAG CAAAGAAGAGGGGAATCTTTGGCTGA
- the LOC123971154 gene encoding transmembrane 4 L6 family member 1-like, with protein sequence MCTFFFKITLCVCVLQMCGSVLAAVVGLVGSGYCFIISGFALAQGPQCFTTYGWTYPFQNQGGRYLVQPDTWSQCLQPAHIVEWNVTLLCVLLGLAVLEFIICLLQLGNGLVNAVCRPCCYKQEYSLNA encoded by the exons ATGTGCACGTTCTTCTTTAAAatcactttgtgtgtctgtgttcttcAGATGTGCGGGTCAGTGTTGGCAGCTGTGGTGGGCCTGGTGGGGTCCGGATACTGTTTCATCATATCAGGGTTCGCCTTGGCACAGGGTCCCCAGTGCTTTACCACTTATGGATGGACTTACCCCTTTCAAAATCAAGGGGGCAG gTATCTCGTACAACCAGACACTTGGTCACAGTGTCTTCAGCCGGCTCATATCGTTGAGTGGAACGtaactctgctgtgtgtgttactgGGCCTGGCTGTGCTGGAGTTCATCATCTGTCTCTTACAGCTGGGAAACGGTTTAGTCAACGCAGTCTGCCGGCCCTGTTGCTATAAGCAGGAGTATAGTCTTAATGCTTAG
- the LOC123971697 gene encoding ceruloplasmin isoform X1 has protein sequence MHQLGLKGVLLLCCAAVCVSGMRREYFLKIEEVSWNYAPSGMNIIQNRTLQEDEEASVFLKRGPQRIGSTYKKAVYKQYSDATYRTEVIKSDWLGYLGPLLMAELGDTVIVHLKNTASRPYSIHPHGLNYSKGNEGALYPDGTGPELKRDDSVAPGTTFVYEWTVPETHAPTSDDSNCMTRLYHSHIYTPKDINSGLIGPLIVCKRGTLDLHGDSSGDYLYALMFMVSDENFSWYLDDNIRTYITNPARDLKEDEDFIESNKMHGINGFLYGNLPGLSMCQGNKIHWHMIGLGNEVDMHSVHFHGQILTTQNHHTDTVSLFPASSATAEMVADNPGHWLLTCTVNDHLMAGMQAIFEIKKCFPNVHKPRPHGELRQFFIAAEEEVWDYAPTAPIDGEADVFVTRGQNRIGSRYKKVRYVEYTDNTFTTKMLRTPEEKHLGIMGPVLRAEEKDTIKVVFKNKATRPYSIQPHGVQYSVEQDGTLYHNELEESYTAKKMRELKKEPRVVTPPPAALVRPGTVYTYEWMVPVGAGPVQGEADCLTYMYYSGVDPVKDTNSGLVGPLLVCRPGSLKKGVQKNYNKEFHLMATVFDENLSWYLDDNIRTFTTAPTTVKKEDEGFMESNKMHAINGFVYRNLPGLTMCKGDKVTWHLSGLGSETDINSLYFQGNRFIYRQNRRDTISVFPHISHTVTMEPDSMGQFEVVSPTVNNYRGGMRANYTVEKCSFLQRQGEIMLHSKTYYIAAMETDWDYAPNRTWETEMFRGHESPASVFLDKQGGFIGSRYKKVVYRQFTNDKFTKEVERTADMEHLGIMGPMIHADVGDKVKVVFKNMASRPYSIHAHGVKTENPDVYLTKPGETHSYYWYVTKNTGPTAEQEQCSVSAYYSTADVIKDLYSGLIGPLVICRRSWARTLGVKKEVEEFALLFLVFDENESWYLDENIRTHIRNPRANLKDEETFIESNKMHSINGYMYANLNGLNMEVGDKVYWYLMGMGNDVDIHTAHWHGHMVEYKLGGGPRSTDVYDLFPATFQTVKMRPQYPGTWLLHCHVIDHISGGMQAIYTVTEKAKKRGIFG, from the exons ATGCATCAGTTGGGGTTAAAAGGAgtgttgctgctgtgttgtgCAGCGGTATGTGTGTCTGGGATGAGGAGAGAGTACTTCCTCAAGATAGAGGAGGTGTCTTGGAACTATGCCCCAAGTGGAATGAACATCATTCAGAACCGCACGCTGCAGGAAGATGA AGAAGCCTCAGTCTTTTTAAAGAGAGGCCCCCAGCGTATCGGCTCCACCTACAAGAAAGCTGTGTATAAACAGTACAGCGACGCCACCTACAGGACAGAGGTGATCAAGTCAGACTGGCTAGGCTACCTGGGACCCCTGTTGATGGCCGAGCTGGGAGACACAGTGATTGTCCACCTGAAGAACACGGCATCCAGACCTTACAGCATCCACCCACATGGACTGAACTACAGCAAGGGCAATGAGG GAGCCCTATACCCAGACGGTACTGGTCCAGAGCTGAAGAGAGATGACTCAGTAGCTCCTGGTACTACATTTGTGTATGAGTGGACCGTCCCAGAGACCCACGCCCCAACATCAGATGATAGCAACTGCATGACCAGATTGTACCACTCCCACATCTACACACCAAAAGATATCAACTCAGGACTAATAGGACCCCTCATTGTCTGTAAGAGAG GAACTCTGGACTTACATGGAGACAGCTCAGGAGACTATCTGTATGCTCTGATGTTCATGGTGTCAGATGAGAACTTCAGCTGGTACCTGGACGACAACATCAGGACGTACATTACGAATCCCGCCAGAGACCTGAAAGAAGATGAAGATTTCATAGAGAGCAACAAAATGCATG GTATAAACGGTTTTCTGTATGGTAACCTGCCTGGACTGAGCATGTGCCAAGGCAATAAGATCCACTGGCATATGATTGGATTAGGCAATGAG GTGGACATGCATTCAGTTCATTTCCATGGCCAGATCCTGACCACTCAGAACCACCATACAGATACAGTCAGTCTTTTCCCCGCCTCCAGCGCTACTGCTGAAATGGTAGCTGACAACCCTGGACACTGGCTGCTCACGTGCACTGTCAATGACCACTTGATGG CTGGAATGCAGGCTATATTTGAGATCAAGAAGTGTTTCCCCAACGTCCATAAGCCCCGTCCGCACGGTGAGCTCAGGCAGTTCTTCATTGctgctgaagaagaagtctgGGACTACGCTCCTACGGCGCCTATTGATGG TGAAGCAGACGTGTTTGTAACCAGAGGTCAAAACCGTATTGGAAGCCGCTATAAGAAGGTTCGCTATGTGGAATACACTGACAACACCTTCACAACAAAGATGCTACGTACCCCAGAGGAGAAACACCTTGGAATTATGG GTCCTGTGCTGAGAGCTGAAGAGAAAGACACTATCAAGGTGGTATTTAAGAACAAAGCCACCCGGCCTTACAGTATACAACCGCACGGTGTTCAGTACAGTGTAGAACAGGATGGGACACTCTATCACAATGAGCTGGAAG AGTCCTATACAGCAAAGAAAATGCGGGAGCTAAAGAAGGAACCAA gAGTGGTGACCCCTCCCCCAGCTGCTTTGGTGAGACCTGGGACGGTGTACACCTATGAGTGGATGGTGCCAGTGGGTGCTGGTCCGGTACAGGGGGAGGCTGACTGTCTGACCTATATGTACTACTCTGGAGTGGACCCCGTTAAAGACACCAACTCTGGACTGGTTGGACCGCTTCTTGTCTGTCGACCTGGATCTCTGAAGAAAGGTGTACAG AAAAACTATAATAAAGAATTCCACCTCATGGCCACGGTGTTTGATGAGAACCTGAGCTGGTATCTGGATGACAACATTAGGACCTTCACCACTGCGCCCACCACTGTTAAGAAGGAGGATGAGGGCTTTATGGAAAGCAACAAGATGCACG CAATCAATGGGTTTGTGTATAGGAACCTCCCTGGCCTGACCATGTGCAAGGGGGATAAAGTAACTTGGCACCTGTCAGGACTGGGATCAGAGACGGACATCAATAGTCTTTACTTCCAGGGAAACCGCTTCATCTACCGCCAGAACAGACGAGACACCATCAGCGTCTTCCCTCACATCTCACACACTGTCACTATGGAgccagacagcatgg gtcagTTTGAGGTGGTGTCACCTACAGTAAACAATTATCGTGGTGGGATGAGAGCCAACTACACGGTAGAAAAGTGCAGCTTTCTTCAGCGTCAGGGGGAGATTATGCTGCATTCAAAAACCTACTACATCGCTGCCATGGAAACAGACTGGGACTACGCTCCGAACCGCACCTGGGAGACTGAGATGTTCCGCGGTCATGAGAG tCCTGCTTCTGTCTTCCTGGACAAGCAGGGTGGATTTATAGGGTCCCGTTACAAGAAGGTGGTGTACCGCCAGTTCACCAATGACAAGTTCACCAAAGAGGTGGAAAGAACAGCTGATATGGAACACCTCGGCATTATGG GTCCAATGATTCATGCTGATGTGGGAGACAAGGTGAAGgtggtttttaaaaacatggCTTCCAGGCCTTATTCGATCCACGCCCACGGAGTCAAAACAGAAAACCCTGATGTCTACCTCACCAAaccag GTGAGACTCACTCCTACTACTGGTACGTTACAAAGAACACAGGACCAACCGCAGAGCAAGAGCAGTGCTCTGTGTCAGCATACTACTCCACTGCTGATGTTATCAAG GACCTGTACAGCGGTCTGATTGGTCCGTTGGTGATCTGTCGCCGTAGCTGGGCCAG GACTTTAGGCGTGAAGAAGGAAGTAGAAGAGTTTGCTTTGCTTTTCCTGGTTTTTGATGAGAATGAGAGCTG GTATCTGGATGAAAATATCAGGACCCACATCAGAAACCCTCGCGCAAACTTGAAGGATGAGGAAACCTTTATAGAGAGCAATAAGATGCACT CCATTAACGGTTATATGTATGCAAATCTGAATGGTTTGAACATGGAGGTTGGTGACAAGGTGTATTGGTACCTCATGGGAATGGGAAATGATGTGGACATACACACTGCACATTGGCATGGACACATGGTAGAATATAAG tTGGGTGGAGGTCCTCGTAGTACTGATGTGTATGATCTGTTTCCAGCCACCTTCCAG ACAGTAAAGATGCGTCCTCAGTACCCTGGTACCTGGCTACTCCACTGTCACGTCATTGACCACATCAGTGGTGGCATGCAGGCGATTTATACTGTTACTGAGAAAG CAAAGAAGAGGGGAATCTTTGGCTGA